The Candidatus Binataceae bacterium genome segment TCCAGTGGGGTAACTACGGGAGCAGGATCAAGAAAGTGCGCGCCACGGTCGAGCGGTTCCCGTACCTGACGGAAGGGCGGAACAGCGACCTCGACGTCGCCGTGCTCAAGTGACCGTGCTGCTTCGCTCGCGCGCTCAAGCAGAGCCTCACGATCTGTCCGGTCCACGATTTAGACGATGATGAGAACATTGAGATCCTCGAGAAATCGCAATCTGTCCGGCAAGCGAGTCACGGGATGGGACCCTCGCCGCCTGACCTAGCTCGAAAAGCGCTACGGCGAGGGTCGCGAGGTCGCAAAGCATCTCGGCCTGCTCGAGCGATAGGCCAGGGTGGGGCTTTGCTGGCCACAAGACACGGCGTGCCGAAGCCCCGGCCCGTCTGCACCGGCACACCTGCGTAGAACCGGACGCGCGGATCGCGACCAAAGGACTGTCGCAGAATCGTTGATCTTGAGTCGCATCGCCAACGACGAGCATGTGATCGGCAGCGATCGTGTGAGCGCAAGACGAATCGTTGCGCGAGATCTCGCCGATCGACAAGCCAAAGCGTGATTTGAACCATTGCCGCTCTTCGTCGATTAGGGAGATCAGCGCGATAGGCACGCCCAGCGCCGCCGCGGCCAACCGAGTTAAGCGATCGACTGCCGGCTCAGGTAACGTGCGAGCAACTCTAACCGGTGGAGTGCGGCGAGGCGTTCGCGCTCGTTGCTCGGAATTGGCGGCAGCATCCGACGATCCTTTTGGGTACCTCGCCTGCGCAAACCTCTCCGAGCAGGCGCGCAAGATTCTTGTAGGCTGTCCCCAGGTCATATTAAATGATCGCTGGTCTACTTGGATCGTCACGGCCGCGGGTTACGACAAAACAAGAAGTACTACATGTCCGCCCGACTCGCGCGGTTGTCTCGAACCGGCTCCATAAGGCAGGCGATGCATGATCAAGAAACTGCGTAAGGCCGTTCTCCCCGTGGCCGGGCTGGGCACGCGCTTCCTGCCGGCAACCAAGGCAACAGCGAAAGAGATGTTGCCCGTCGTTGATAGGCCACTGATTCAATATGCGGTCGACGAGGCGCGGGCAGCGGGTATAGAACAGTTCAGCCTGGTGACGGGGCATGGGAAGACCGCGATCGTCGAGTATTTCGACGTAGCTTACGAACTGGAGCACACGCTCCGGGAACGCAACAAGACTGAGGAACTCGCCACCCTAGCCGCAACGCACTCCGAACCGGGCTCGATCACCAGCGTACGTCAGCAAGTCCCGCTGGGCCTGGGCCATGCCATCTGGTGTGCGCGGGCGTTCATCGGCGAGGACCCTTTCGCGATCCTGCTGCCCGATGATCTCATCCTCGCCGATGAACCGTGCCTCGCGCAACTTGCAGCGGCATATTACGAGACCGGCGGAAATATCGTCGCGGTGACCGAAGTACCGCGCGAGCACACCAGCCGCTACGGTATCCTGAAAGTGGGACGTGATGACGGGCGCCTGGTTGAGGTTACCGGACTGGTCGAGAAGCCTGCGCCGAAGGATGCGCCCTCTAACCTGTCGATAATTGGGCGTTATATCCTGATGCCGGAGGTGATCACACACTTGGCCCTAATGCAGCGTGGCGCTGGGGGAGAGGTGCAGTTGACGGACGGAATGGCGAAATTGATCGGCCAGCAACCCTTTCACGGGCTACGTTACAAGGGCCGTCGCTTTGATTGCGGCGACAAGGTCGGTTTCCTGGAGGCGCAGATCGCGTTTGCATTGAAGCGGCCCGACCTGGCGGACGCGGTGCGTGATTTTCTGAAGAACTACGCTTGAGTGGAGGACCTGTCGCGGATCGTCACTTCGCGCCCCGACTTCACGGAGTCCTTCGCCGAAAAGCTCACGAAATTCGAATTGATTGATAGGTTAGCAGAGCAATTTCTCCGGGAAGCATGACGATCGACTACAGCCGAATCCTACAATTTGTCGATGGAATTGCGGCAAGCGTCGCCGTTGTCGGACGCGACGAGTCGCGTGTACTCATCATCTCAGCCAATCGCAATGTTGGCCGTGCTCGACCGCGGGCAGGAGCTAGCGCTTCACTTCCGTGCGACGCGCAATACCCGGGTGCGACCGTCGAGGAGATCCGCCAAGTGCTGATGCAGGTGGCAACATACGCGCGATTTCCCGCGGTCAATGCGGCTTTCCGAGTGCCCGAGCATGAGCTCTAACATTCCGAACGATCAAGAAGAAGGAGCGCGGGTAAATCCGCGGTACTCAGGCGTTCTGATCGAACGGCAACCCCACGTAGTTCTCCGCCAGACTTTGAGCTGCGGCGGGCGAGCTAGTGACGTAGTCCAACTCGGCAAGTTGCCGGCGCCGATCGAAGGCATTTTCTTCGTCGAATCGATGTAACGTCGACGTCATCCACCACGAGAATCGTTGAACCTTCCATACGCGCCTAAGGCAAGTATCGGAATAGGTGTCGAGCAGATGGCGCGAACCGGACCTGTAGAATTCATGCAGCGCACGGCCAAGGACCATGACATCGGCGACCGCGAGGTTTAGACCTTTCGCTCCAGTCGGGGGGACGATGTGCGCCGCGTCGCCCGCCAGGAAAAGTGTTCCGCAACGCATCGGCTCGACCACGTAGCAACGCATCTCAGTGATCCCTTTTTGAATGATCGAACCCTGCTTGAGACTCCAACCATCGTCGGTAGCGAGGCGTGCCTGGAGTTCGTCCCAGATGCGGGCCTCAGGCCAATGATTCAAGTCTTCCGTCGGCGAGCACTGGAGGTAGAGGCGCGTCAGTTCGGGTGACCGCATGCTGTGCAATGCGAACCCGCGTTCGCTGCGACAGTAGGTTACTTCATCCACAGACGGAGGCACTTCGGCAAGAATTCCCAGCCATGCGAAAGGATAGGTACGCTCGAATTCTCTCACCGTGTGCTTCGAAATACTGGGGCGGCAAACGCCATGAAAACCGTCGCATCCTGCGATGAAGTCACAGGCAATCTCGGCTGCTTGGCCGTCCTTCCGGAAATGAATCCTGGGGGTTGAGCTCTCGAAGCCCGCCAGTCCGACGTCCTGGGCTTCAAAAAGAATTTGGCCTCCGGCCGCAAGCCTTGCATCGGTCAGGTCTTTAACGAGTTCGTTTTGTCCATAAATAGTGATCGCTCGTCCCCCTGTGAGCTCACTGAGGGGGATTCGGTGGCGCCGCCCATTGAAGCGAAGTTCGATTCCGTGATGGATAAGGCCTTGCTTCTTGAGCCGGTCGCCCACCCCTGTCGCAATCAAGAGATCCACGGTGCCTTGTTCGAGCACGCCCGCGCGAACCCGTTCCTGAACATATTTGCGTGTCCGTGTTTCCAAGACGACCGAGTCGATCCCTTGGAGATGAAGTAGGTGGGAGAGCATCAAGCCGGCCGGGCCGGCCCCGACGATTCCGACCTGGGTCCCGATGGTGCTCAACCCCAGACCTCGAGCGCCGTCTCCACGACTAGTCGCAGCTTGGCCCACTGATCATCGATCGACAGTTGATTGCCCTCGACCGTTGAAGAGAACCCGCACTGCGGGCTGAGACGCAATTGCTCCAGGGGGACATATTTGGAAGCATCGTCGATTCTGCGCTTCAGATCGTTCTTGCTTTCAAGAGTTGGCCGCTTGGTGGTGACCAACCCGAGAACGACGACTTTGCCCTTGGGTACGAAGCGGAGCGGTTCGAAACCTCCCGAGCGCGCATCGTCATACTCGAGAAAGAATCCGTCGACGTTAAGCTCACTGAACAGAGCTTCCGCGACATAGTCGTAACCTCCGGAGGCCACCCATGAAGAACGGAAGTTACCTCGACACATGTGGGTGCAGACCGTCATATCTGGCGGTCTCAGCGAGAGCGCACGATTGATAAGGCGAATATACGCGAGGTGCTGATTCGTACCGTCGCCGCCCAGGTTGGAGATGTACTCCCGCTGCGCGGGATCGTTCAGATATGCGAGGCTGGTGTCATCCAGCTGAAGGTATCTGCATCCGCGAACGTGCAGGTGCTGGATCTCTTCTGCATAGACGCCGGCCAGATCGCTCCAGAATTCCTCGACGTCGGAATAGATGCGGCGAGCAATCACGGCCTGCCCGCCGCGGTAGTGCATCATGCTCGGCGAGGGAATGCTTAGCTTGGGAATTACACGTGCCACCGATT includes the following:
- the galU gene encoding UTP--glucose-1-phosphate uridylyltransferase GalU, which codes for MIKKLRKAVLPVAGLGTRFLPATKATAKEMLPVVDRPLIQYAVDEARAAGIEQFSLVTGHGKTAIVEYFDVAYELEHTLRERNKTEELATLAATHSEPGSITSVRQQVPLGLGHAIWCARAFIGEDPFAILLPDDLILADEPCLAQLAAAYYETGGNIVAVTEVPREHTSRYGILKVGRDDGRLVEVTGLVEKPAPKDAPSNLSIIGRYILMPEVITHLALMQRGAGGEVQLTDGMAKLIGQQPFHGLRYKGRRFDCGDKVGFLEAQIAFALKRPDLADAVRDFLKNYA
- the pobA gene encoding 4-hydroxybenzoate 3-monooxygenase is translated as MSTIGTQVGIVGAGPAGLMLSHLLHLQGIDSVVLETRTRKYVQERVRAGVLEQGTVDLLIATGVGDRLKKQGLIHHGIELRFNGRRHRIPLSELTGGRAITIYGQNELVKDLTDARLAAGGQILFEAQDVGLAGFESSTPRIHFRKDGQAAEIACDFIAGCDGFHGVCRPSISKHTVREFERTYPFAWLGILAEVPPSVDEVTYCRSERGFALHSMRSPELTRLYLQCSPTEDLNHWPEARIWDELQARLATDDGWSLKQGSIIQKGITEMRCYVVEPMRCGTLFLAGDAAHIVPPTGAKGLNLAVADVMVLGRALHEFYRSGSRHLLDTYSDTCLRRVWKVQRFSWWMTSTLHRFDEENAFDRRRQLAELDYVTSSPAAAQSLAENYVGLPFDQNA
- a CDS encoding 5-methyltetrahydropteroyltriglutamate--homocysteine S-methyltransferase, giving the protein MEREVKPPFPADHVGSLLRPPPLLKAREDLRAGRISPAQLRQIEDDAIRSAVTTQQEIGLRAVTDGEFRRASWHMDFLYQIGGVTSGEDKLKVQFYNEGGTIEFAPAALRINAKLKLPHCIFGDHFDFLKSVARVIPKLSIPSPSMMHYRGGQAVIARRIYSDVEEFWSDLAGVYAEEIQHLHVRGCRYLQLDDTSLAYLNDPAQREYISNLGGDGTNQHLAYIRLINRALSLRPPDMTVCTHMCRGNFRSSWVASGGYDYVAEALFSELNVDGFFLEYDDARSGGFEPLRFVPKGKVVVLGLVTTKRPTLESKNDLKRRIDDASKYVPLEQLRLSPQCGFSSTVEGNQLSIDDQWAKLRLVVETALEVWG